The genomic stretch TCCAATTGATGGAACGCATGACTTAGGTCCTGGACCAAGAATGCCAGAAAGAAAACGTCAATGGGCTTACGAATTATCAAAATGTATGACTTGTGGTGTATGTTTAGAAGCTTGTCCAAATGTTAATAGTAAATCGAACTTTATTGGACCTGCACCACTTTCACAAGTTCGTTTATTTAACGCTCATCCAACTGGAGAAATGAATAAGGAAGAACGTTTACACGCAATCATGGGAGACGGTGGACTTTCAAACTGTGGTAACTCTCAAAACTGCGTACAATCTTGTCCAAAAGGTATTCCTTTAACAACTTCAATTGCAGCGTTAAACCGTGCAACTACAATTCAATCTTTCAAAGACTTCTTTGGAAGCGATGAAATTTAATTCTCTAAAAAAGCATGTTCTTATGAACATGCTTTTTTTTTTTTTTTTTTGCTTTGGCTATTTTAAAGTAGTGTGTTGATTTTCTTATTGTACTAACTGGCAGGTTAGTACAATAAGCTATTAAGATAATCTCTTAAAGTATTAGTAGTTAAATGTAAATTATTTCCAGATAATTATTAGTCTAACATACCAATCAAACTTTTAAAAATTACATATTAATAGATTGTATCAATAAATAGAAAGAAATAATTCATTTAAGGACAAGCCCAATTATTAATAGAAATGGGTGATTTTTTGGGGAAAGAAGATAGCAAAAAAAATTGTAACTGCAAAGACTCAAGACATTGCGGTTTTAAATGTGATTGCCATTGTCGAGATTGCCATAGTTGCCAAAAGTGCTGTTGTTGTCCGGGCCCTAGAGGACCTCGGGGTAAAGAAGGCGAAAGAGGAAAAAGAGGTAAAACAGGAGTAACAGGAGCAACAGGGTTAACTGGAACAACAGGAGCAACAGGGTTAACTGGAGCAACTGGAGCAACAGGAGTAACAGGAGCAACAGGGTTAACAGGAGCAACAGGGTTAACTGGAACAACAGGAGCAACAGGGTTAACTGGAACAACAGGAGCAACAGGGTTAACAGGAACAACAGGGGCAACGGGGGCAACGGGAGCAACAGGAGCAACAGGAGCAACAGGAGCAACAGGAGCAACAGGAGCAACAGGAGCAACAGGAGCAACAGGAGCAACAGGAGCAACAGGAGCAACAGGAGCGACAGGACCAACAGGAGCAACAGGAGCAACAGGAGCAACAGGGGCAACAGGGGCAACAGGAGCAACAGGAGCAACAGGACCAACGGGGGCAACAGGAGCAACAGGAGCAACGGGATCGACTGGGGCAACAGGAGCAACAGGAGCAACAGGATCGACTGGGGCAACAGGATCAACGGGTGCTACTGGAACAGCAAATAATTCCCCGTTTGCGTATGTTCGTCGAAATTCAGACCAAACTTTGACTGTGCTATCACCATATGTTATATGGGAGAGTATTACAACTTCCGGTGGGATTGTAATTGATGGAATAGACGCAACAAAAATTGACATTACGCCTGCTGGATTTTATTTAATAGAAGCATTTACTAATTATAATGGAACTGGAGCTTTTGTACTTGAAGTAAATGGTACTGAAGTTACACCATCAACTCTTTATTCACAAAATGATGGTACTACAATGGCAGTTATCCTAAGTATTCCCGCAGGTGCATTTTTGAGATTAAAGGCAGCAGATGGTTTCCCTATGCCAATTGTTTCCGACTCTATTGGATCCAATGATTCAATATCAGCAGCAATAACGATTTTAAGAATCGGATAGATTATTCATTAGATATAAGATGTCCAGTCGATTTCGTGTTGTAGGAATCGACTTTTTTGAATCTGGTAAGGAAACTGTTCCATCCACCACAATACTATAAATCAATAAAAACGAAAGTGGTACCAAGATGAATTTCTTAATTAACAATGAATTCAATTTAATAGTATATTTTGTATTCATCTTCAACTACTATGGGAGTGCGGCATAAACTTCCATTCACTGTGGTGAATCTAAGGATACATGGTCGGCTAACGCATGCTTTAGTTGAAAAAGCACATTATTTACCAATCAAAAATAATCTCTCTCCTTGATACAGTTGATACTGTTCAAAAGAGGTTGAATCAGCAAATAAGTCTAAAAATAAATTCTTATCAAATTCAATTATTAAATCTTCAGTTTGTTCAAAGTGATATATATTTGTTATTGAAGTATTTAATAAATGATTCTTTAAAATTGTAAGAAAATCATTCACTTTGTTCATTAAAACCCACTAGAATGCCGTTCTGATTTCTTAATCTCCAAGAACATTCAACATTTATATTTCCATTTTCAAATATAACCTTTATAAACTCTGCCCCAACTTGTTGGATAACCTCATTAACCT from Arthrobacter citreus encodes the following:
- the sdhB gene encoding succinate dehydrogenase iron-sulfur subunit, with translation MTAEKTITVIVKRQDSPNTAPYEETFTVPYRPNMNVISALMEIRKNPVNSNGKETTAISWDMNCLEEVCGACSMVINGKPRQSCSALIDKLEQPIRLEPMSTFPVVRDLQVDRSRMFDSLKRVKAWIPIDGTHDLGPGPRMPERKRQWAYELSKCMTCGVCLEACPNVNSKSNFIGPAPLSQVRLFNAHPTGEMNKEERLHAIMGDGGLSNCGNSQNCVQSCPKGIPLTTSIAALNRATTIQSFKDFFGSDEI